In Methanorbis rubei, the DNA window GCCGCGCTGGCACGGCTGGACATCACAAATCTTGCCGTCTTTGACGACAAGGTTGAAGGTACAGCCTGCACCGCAGTAAGGACAGGTAGTGGTTACATACTTAATTTCCATGGATAAACCTCGGATAATAAACCCCGAGCTGCATCCATGTAATCACGTGCACCCTGATTTTCCATGGACAAAAACTCGGCTAATAGTAACTCTCGAAATTCAACATAATAACTTTTCCATTTTCTCATGTTTTTTGTATATTAATAGTGGGTTTGTACCCAAAGTTCGGCGAATCTAAATTCATTTTTTGGAATTGATTTAATTTACTGGTTAAACAGGTATGATCATGTGGCGCGCATTTTTAGGGGTTTTTGAGGATTATTTTGGTGCTTTTGCGATGGATTAACTAAACATGATTAACACACATACTGTCTTCAATATCAGACAAGTGGCACAAACTGGTGTTTTATGATCTCTATTTATTGTTTCTGATTTGAATCTGAAAACGAAGGACAATTCTGGTGAAAATTGTGATCTGCAAAGCCGCATATATCCTGCATGACGTATCTCAAAACTGTTAACATGCCGGATCGAAAAATGCAACTCGTATGAAAAAAAATGTTGAAGCTCTGCCTTCTCTCAGGCGGCTTCTGCGATGATTGGAATCACTACTTTTCTGTAGGCTCCGTCATCGCTCTGCTGGACCATCCTCAGCTCATAGACGCCGGGTTTTTCCGCCTGAATTGTCCAGGAGTACTGTCCCGCAGCATCTGGTGAGGACATGTTGTCGGTTACTTTGAGTCCCCGGGACTGCAGAGTTTTCCATGACTGTTTGCTTGGGCTCGTCACGGTTACCGTAAAACTCCGCGCGTTGATTTTTCGGATCGTATATGAGTCCATGTTCGTATTCTCCGTTCTGTATAGTATGATTAAGCAGCTATGCTGTTTAGTAATTGAGACTTTATCGTCATACTATAAAAACACGATGGTGATATTTTGCGCATAATTGCTTATCTTCAACATCGTTTTGGAAAATATTTCGCCGAATTCATCATCGACATAACTGTCGGAAATTCGGATATGAATCATAAAAAAACTCTTTGAAGCAATATCTTGAAAAACAAAGACGCCGAGGGGGAGATTTGAACTCCCGAGGTATTGCTACCAGAGGCTTTCGAGGCCACCGCCCTTCCGGACTAGACTACCTCGGCACGTCCGATTCTGTTGGCTTTTGGTATGCGCGACGCAATTTCGCTGATGTGATCAAAAACGACTCAGCCGTGCTGCATTACCTGCCTACATACATAGACTTGAACTCTAAAAAAGATAGTGTTTTTGGATATTGATCTTTACATCTGGCCTGCGCCTTTGCTGACCATCATGTCATCGACACGGATCAGGAGCATGGCAGTCTCGGATGCACTCTGAATTGCCTGACGCTTGACACGTTTCGGTTCAACAACGCCTGCTGCCTTCATGTCAACAACTTTTCCGGTGAAGACATCAAGACCTGCGTACTTCTGACCGGTTGCATGTGCCTGACGGAGGTCGATAACTTTGTCGACGGTATCAAATCCTGAGTTCTCGGCAAGAGTCTTCGGAATGATCTCGAATGCCTTTGCATAGCCCTCGATTGCGAGCTGGACACGTCCGCCCTCGGTTGCTGCGTACTCACGGATTCTCAGGGACAGCTCGGTCTCAACTGAACCGCCGCCGATCGTGTAGGAACCATCCTCAATGACATCCTGCACGACACGTTTTGCATCTTCGACTGCACGCTCAAGCTCATCAACAAGGTGCTGAGAGGATCCGCGCAGAAGAATCGTCACTGCCTGCGGGTTCTTGCAGCCTGAGAGTTTCGTCATCTCAAGGTCTTCAAGCATGTCAAGGTTGCCTGCGGTACCGATAACTTCAGGGGAAAGGTCCTCGGGTTTGTTGACAATCTGGCCGCCGAGTGCTCTTGCTGCGTACTTGAGATCCTTTTCCGGAACAAACTCAAGTGCATAGATGCCGCTCTCGCCGAGATAGTACTGAACCGGATCTGCAATTCCTTTCTGACAGAGGACAACGTTCACACCGTTCTCAACAAACTGCTGTGCCATTGCTTTCAGGGTCTCGCGTTCTGCAACAGAGAATGCTTCAAGCTGCTCGTGGGACGTGATCTTAATCTTGGATTTGGTCTGGGTCTTGGTGATCTCAAGCGGGTTTGCAATGAATGCTGCCTTCACGCCTTTGATCTTCTTCGGCATCAGTGCATCAAGTCTGGTCTTGTCGATTAAAACTCCCTTGATGAGTTCTGCGTCCATGGACTCACTGCGTTTGGTCTTGACAAGAATGTCGTCCTCGTTGACGATGGTCTTCTTGCCGACCGTGGTTGCAACTGTGCTGACTGCTTCAACAATAATGTCGCAGGCTTTGTCCATCATCATCTCAATGGACTTGCCGGTCATTGCGGTCTTTGCAATCTGTTTCAGCATTGCAGTATCCTTCGGGGTCACGTCGATTGCGAGACTGTCGAGGATCTCCATTGCCTTTGCCATGCCGAGGTTGTAGCCTTTTGCGATAACCGACGGGTGAACACCGGTATCGATCAGCTTCTCGGCCTGCTCCATAAAGGATCCGACCAGTACAACTGCGGTTGTGGTTCCGTCGCCGCACTCGTCGTCCTGGGTCTCTGCGACCTCAACAACGAGCTTTGCTCCCGGGTGCTGGACCTGAATCTGGTGGAGAATTGTCGCACCATCGTTGGTGATGACAATGTCGTCGCTTCCTTGTGCAACCAGCATTTTGTCCATGCCGCGTGGGCCAAGGGTGGTCCGAACGGTGTTGCCGAGAACTTTTGCGGCCATGATATTTGAGCGAAGCGCTTCTTGTCCGGGCACGTGCTCAACGTTTTCCCGTAAAATAACGACAGGCTGTCCTGATCTGCTTGACATAAATTCTATTATCTCCTGTACTCGTGTGATAAAAATGGAATTGAACTTCTATATATATTATGTGTATTGGGTATTTTCCCTTAGTCAACAAGCCGTATAGAGAACAGCGAGTAGACCGGAACACCGTCAACTTCGGTCATGCCGCGCTTGTCAAAGATGACGAGAATGGCAACCGGAGTCGCATTGTGTCTGCGAAGATAAGCGACGAGTTCCTTGAGGGTGTTTCCGGACGTGATGACGTCGTCGACGAGAATGCAGCGTTTGCCGCTGATTTTTCCGAAATTTCCTGAGATGCCTCCGGGTCCGTCCTCGGCATTGTGCTTGGACGGGTGGTAGATGGAGAGGTCGAGTCCGTCTTCAGCTGCAATCAGGGTTGCAAGCGGAACTCCGGAGATGGAGATGCCGACAACTGAGTCTATTTCTTCATCGACCGTGCCGCCAGTTTCCGCGTCAAAGCATGCGGACATCATGGATGCGATGCCGCCAAGAAGGGTTGCGTTGGAGCTGACGGTCGTCCAGTCGATGTGCACGTCTTTGGGAACTGCGGTGTTTGTTTTGCTCTGGGTGAGAAGCCAGGTGACCGTGTCTACAGACAGACTCATTTCGTCAGCAATCTGACCGGATGAGTGACCGTCCGCACGGAGATCTTTTGCTTTTGCCATAAGCTCTTCGAGGGAAGACATATGATAGAATATCGAGTTTGGGGAATTATTAATCTTGGGTTTTCTCCAAACGTTGTACCTGTCGCAGCTCCGCCCACGGAAAACGCTGAACACACAGAAATTTCACAGAAAAAAAACATCACGGAGCAGACGTGAACAGCACGGAACACAAAAATAATTCATTTCCGTGTGTTCCGTTTTTCCGTGGGCGGAGCCGTAGTGCGTACAAACGCCTATCTCTTTCTCTCCAAACCCCTCTTCTCGGTCCCGCGTTTCAACGGCAGTGACCCGCAGACCGGACAGTCAGCTTCACCGTCGGGAATTTCTGCGCCGCAGCCGCTGCAGATATTTTTCCAGACTCTTCGCTTTGCTTTCTTCTGCATAAGATTCTGTACCGGAATCTTCAGATGGCGACAGACATTCTGTACCGCAAAGTCATCCGAGACCACCGTTCCTTCGAGCGTAAGCCCCAGAGCAATGACCGAGATGTCGGTCTCCGAGAGTACCCGCACGTCGCCTGACTTACCCGCAGCCTCGCGGACTCGGAGCTCTGCCTCCGGCTCCGGCTCAGAGATGGTGAGGCCTCTGCTTTGCATCACCTCATACCGCATCTTTGATGCAGCGTCCCTCAGCTCATCAACAACGCCGGACGTTGTTGCAAACTCTCCGTCAAACGGGTACTCCCCGAAAAAAAATGAAGTATCCAAAATATAGCGCATGAACGTTATCTGCGAACTGCGTCTGCAATCACGGTTGAAGCAGTAATTTTGCTGCTTGCACGCTCAATCGTATCAGATGACGCAACATCAGCAAGTCCTGCCTGCATCAGCTTCACATACCCGCCGCTTGCAAACACGCCGTGCACTCCTGCGGCACGGACTGACGTTGCTCCCTGTTCCTTGAGCATCCCGGCAGCTGTTGCCATCGACCCGCCGGTTGCAATAATATCATCCACAATGATACAGTCACGGCCGTTTGCCTCAAGATGCTTCGGCGCCATCTTCACCTCTGATCCCGAAAGTCTGGTCTTGTCAAGATGATCGCAGTCCCAGCCTCCGAAAGATGCCACACCTTTTGCAAACTCCCATGCCCCGTCATCGGGCGCGAGCACCAGCGGGTCTGCGAGGTTCATCGTCTTGATGTACTCGCCAACTTTTGGCGCGATCGTCAGATTCTGTGCTGGGCACTTGAAGTGGGAAAGAACTGACGGATCATGAATATTTACCGTGAAAATGCGTGACGCCCCCTCCGAAAGAATGCGTGCCAGCGCACGGGCGCTGATCGGCTCGCCTTCATTGAACCTTTTGTCCTGACGTGCGTAGCCCATGTACGGAAGAACAAGCGTCGTGTTTCTTCCCTCGCACGCGTCCAGCATGAGGACTGCCTGCAGAACGGATCCTGCATCAACCGTGCTTGCAACGATAACCATCTCGTCATCCAGGTCCATCACCCGCACATACTGTTCTCCGTCAGGGAACGTGTTGTATTTGACCTCGGCAATCTTACAGCCAAGATTTTCGGCTACCCGTGCGGCGAGGAGCTGACTTTTTTCGGTATAGATAACTTTCATGGCAGTACTCTTCCATCTTCTATCTTTTACTGAAACTACTTAAACCATCATCAAGCACAATATTAACACTCTCTAATAAGGTGAGGTAAGAATAAACTATGAATGATTTTGATACTGCGACCGACTCCGCTGATGGCGCACATATGGGGAATGCGCCGGTCATCAGCCAGGGAGTTGAGGAGTTGTCTGCTCCTGCGCGGGAAGATCCAAACGTGCCGAAAATATTTGCATCCGACGAGTTTGACTTAGAACTTTTTGGCGGCATGCGGTTTGACACAACTGCTGATATCATCATCCCGCCGTCATTGATCGATCAGGTGATTGGTCAGGAACATGCGGTTGAGGTCATCAAAAAAGCGGCAACACAGCGCCGCCATGTGATGATGATCGGCAGTCCTGGTACCGGAAAGTCGATGCTTGCCAAAGCAATGGCTGAACTTCTGCCAAAAGAGGAGATGCAGGACATTCTCACCTACCCAAACGCAGAAGACAATAATAATCCGATCATCCGTGTGGTTCCGGCAGGCCGCGGCAAGGAAATTGTTGCCGCTCACCGTACCGAGGCACGCAAGCGTGTTTCGTCCCGGAACACGATGCTGATGGTGATCATTTTAGGTGTGATCGTGTTCGCCATCTTCAGCGGTCAGCTGATTATGGGACTTTTAGTGGTTCTCATGCTGTTCTTTGTTTTCAAGAGCATGATGCCGCGGGACGAGGCGATGGTGCCAAAGCTGATCGTCTCCAACAAACCTGACTCCAAAGCGCCGTTCGTTGACGGTACCGGAACCCATGCAGGTGCACTGCTTGGCGATGTCCGTCACGACCCGTTCCAGTCCGGAGGTCTTGAGACGCCGTCTCACGACCGTGTGGAGGCAGGAGCTATCCACCGCGCTCACAAGGGAGTGCTGTTCATTGATGAGATCAATACGCTTGAGCTTCCCTCGCAGCAGAGTCTTCTCACCGCTCTGCAGGAGGGAGAGTTCCCGATTACCGGTCAGAGCGAGAGATCGTCAGGTGCAATGGTCAGAACCGAGAATGTTCCCTGCCGGTTCATTATGATCGCGGCAGGAAATCTGGATGCGATGCAGGGCATGCACCCGGCACTGCGCAGCCGTATCCGCGGATACGGTTACGAGGTCTACATGGGCGAGACGATGGATGACACGATGCAGAACCGTGCCCGCCTCGTCCGCTTCATTGCGCAGGAAGTCCAGAACGATGCAAAGATTCCCCACTTTGATCCGTCAGCAGTTTCTGAGATCCTCCGCGAGGCACGCCGCAGGTCCGGCCGCAAGGGTCATCTTACCCTGAAGCTTCGTGACCTCGGTGGTCTTGTGCGTGTTGCAGGAGATCTTGCCCGTCAGGCAGGAGACTCTGCAACCACGATGAAGCATGTGGTTGATGCGAAGCAGATTGCAAGATCGGTCGAAGATCAGATCTCTGATGAGTACATCAGAAGAACCCGCGATTATGATCTGACGATTGTGGAAGGGAACCTTGTCGGCCGCGTGAACGGCCTTGCGGTTGTCGGCAATGATGCGGGATCGGTTCTGCCGATCACTGCTGAGGTTACGCCGTCGCAGGGTGCGGGAGCGGTGATTGCAACCGGTCTTCTGAAGGAGATTGCGCAGGAGTCGATCAAGAACGTGAGCGCTTTGATCAAGAAGTTCTCAGGAACCGACATCCGCAAGGTGGATATCCACGTGCAGTTTATTGGAACCTACAATGGTGTTGAGGGCGACTCGGCATCTATCACGGTGGCAACTGCGGTTATCAGTGCTCTTGAGAATATTCCTGTTCGTCAGGCTGTTGCGATGACGGGATCCCTCTCGGTTCGCGGTGATGTTCTTCCGATTGGCGGCGTGACCTATAAGATTGAGGCTGCGGCAAAGGCCGGTATCCACACGGTCATCATTCCGCAGTCGAATCTTGATGACGTGCTGATTGAGGAGCGGTACAAGCAGATGGTTACGATCCTTCCGGTGACGAGAATCGAGGAGGTTCTGCGGTATGCTCTGGTACCTGAGGATACCGAGGCTTTTGAGAAAAAGCTCTCGATGATCGGCAAGCACATGGAGATCCCGAAGATGCCTGCTGTTGCGGAAGCAACAGAGGCCTAATTTTTTTTTGATTTTTTAATCAATGTAGTTGTACTTGGAGTAACCACGGAATGCACTGAGCATACGGAGCTTCACTGAATGCACGGAGAACGCCTGCGGCGCCGGAATGCACGGAAATTTTTTTTTGAAAAAATCTATTTTGTATTGTTGATCTTTGGAGATATCCGTGCATTTCCGCGAAACGGTGAGCAGGCCGCAGGCATGCGAATCGTGTTTACTCCAAGTACAACCACACCTCTCCATTTCCAAAATCAGTTATCCATCCCATGCACACATAATACCCAGCAATGGATACGATACGCTACTATGATATCCGGTACGTCCGCGGCAACTCCACCACAATCACGGTGGAGAACGGCGACGTGGAGTCTGCCGGCTCAAACTTTTTCGGCAAAGCCCTCATCCGCGTTCTCGGTGAACACGGCTGGGGCTATTACACCGCCTCCCCCTTTGATCCTGACAACAGTAAAGCAAAGCAGGAGTACATCAGTCGCGCTGCCCGCGCCGCAAAACTTGCCAATGTCTCTGCGGAGATAGCAGACGTTCCCTATGGCTCCCCCCGCAGCTGGTCATGCTCGGCAGCTGAACAGGCAGCAATCCCGCTTGAAGAAAAAGCCGCTCTCCTTCTTCAGATGGAAGGCCGCGCAAAAATTTCCGAAGTGGTCAGCACATCCGCCAGATACGCAGAGCAGTATCATGATGTCTGGTTTGAGGACTGCAACGGATACTCGGCAAAATCCTCCACGTGCAGAACACTCTTCACCATCTCAGCAGTCGCCGCCCGCAGCGGAAACATGCAGATGAACTATGAACAGGAAGCAGTTGTCGGACCATTGAATCTGAAAGAGTACCTCGACTGCGGAGAAAAATGTGCGAAACGTGCGGTTGAACTCCTCGACGCCTCCGCAGTCTCGGGCGGAAGAATGCCCGCGGTCCTTGACCCTGCGATTGGCGGCGTGTTCGCTCACGAAGCAGTCGGTCATGCGAGCGAAGGCGACGCAGTCCGTGATGGCGTCTCTGTCCTTGCCGGAAAACTCGGGACGAGTGTCGGCTCACCACTCGTCACCATCATCGACGACCCTTCTATGCATGGTTACGGCTACGAACCCTTCGATGCGGAAGGCATCGCCTGCGGTCCGACCGAACTCATCAGAGAAGGAATCATGAACGCGTACATGCACTCCCGCGAAACCCTTGCCGCAGTCGGCCTTGAGACCGGAGACGCAGGCCATGCCCGTGCAGAACCCGGCATGCAGCCGCTTGTTCGGATGAGCAACACCTACATCAAAGAAGGCGACTCCAGTTACGATGAGATCATTGCCGAGTGCAAAAACGGCATTCTCTTGATCGGTTCCCGCGGCGGTCAGGTGGACCCCGGCCGCGGCGCATTCCAGTTCAATGCAAAGTACGGCTACAAAATCGTGAACGGCGAAACCGCTGGCATGATTCGCGACGTATCACTCTCAGGAGACATCCTCTCGGTTCTCCACAACATCGCCCTCTGCGGAAACGATCGGAAAATGTCCTCGGGAATGTGCGGCAAAGGCCAGTCTGTCCCTGTCTCGGACGGAGCCCCGCATGTGTATCTGACTGAAGCAATGGTAGGAGGATCCGGAAATGCATGAAAATCTGATCGACACTGATGTGATTCTTCGCGCAGGAGAAAAACTGGCAGATGAGATCGAGGTCCTCGTCCTCTCCTTTGAAGACCTCTCGCTTGAACAGCGGGAGATGGCGGTCTCCGCAGTCTCCGAACACGCGGGCTCAACGATCTACATCCGCACTGTTACCAACAAAAAAATCGGAGTCTCGTCAACCTCGGATCCCGGCCGCTGGAAGGAATGCCTCGCAGCCTCGGTCTCCTCGGCAAAACTTGCCGAGCCGGTGGAAGGATGGAAAGGACTTCCGGCTCCGGCAGCTCTTCCTGCCGGTGATGACCCGTTCGACCCGAACCTCTCCATCGATCCTGACACCGCGGCAGCATTTCTGAAACGAATGAACGAAGGAGCTGCTGCGCATGCCGACGCCCGCGTGGTGAGTGCGGGAGTTTCCCTCTCGAAAGGTCTGTCGGTTCTCGCCAACAGCCACGGCATCCGGTACGAGCGAAAGATGACCGGCATCTCCCTTGGCCTTGACGCCATTGCCGGTACTTCGACCGGCTACGAGTATGACTCATCCCCGTTCCTGAATCGCATCAACCCTGAGAAGATGGGTGAACAGACAACCTTCTGGGCAACCGCCTCACGAAATGGTGTGGACGTTGCGACCGAAAAACGCGGCGTCGTCTTCTCCGAACATGTGGTGGACTCGCTTATTCTGGACTTGTTCACTGAAGCCATCAACGGAAGAAATGTTCTGACTGGCAAGTCGATCTTTGCCGGAAAACTCGGCGAGGTCGTTGCCGACTCATCTCTTTCGATCGCTGATGTTCCCATGGACCCGCTTGGAAACAGCATGAGAAGATTTGACACCGAAGGAACCCTTGCGTCCCGCCGCGAGATTATTGCCGGCGGCGTGCTGTCGTCCTACCTCTACGACTGCAAGACCGCAGGTCAGGCAGGAGTCTCTTCGACCGGCAACGCGCTTCGCGGCGCGGGCGGCGCAACCTACATCGCTCCGCATTGTCTGCGGGTGTCGGGAAAAATCTCTGATGTCACCAAAGAGCCGTGCATGTTTGTCAGAGAAGTGATCGGTGCGCACACCGCAAACCCGTTGACCGGCGAGTTCTCTGTTGAGGTCGCGAACGCATTTCTGATGGAGGAAGGGGAGTTCCTTCAGCCGGTGAAAAAAGCAATGATCGCAGGAAACGTCTTTGATATTCTGAAAAATATCGGCGGCATCAGTGCCGAGACAAAAACTTTTGACGGCGCGGTCGTGCCAAAGATGCGTGTCTCCGGCATGCAGGTCATCGGCTGATCAACCATCCACTTTTTTTACCTCACCGCCAGTCTTTTGCAGATGATGTCTGTTGGGTGATGAACATTGCATCTTTATTCATGATCCGTCCCCAAAAATGTATTATTTTAAGATTTTGTGATGTTTGCATTTGTTTCGTGATGTTTTTTTTCTTGTTTTACATTTTTTGTGGGATGAAATATGATCGCCGATGAACATTATTTTTCGATAAATGAATATTGATGCAAAGCCTTGATGATGGGAATTCTCATATTTGAGTACATCCTATATGATAGTAATGGCTGCAGCAAAACGTCTGTGCAAAAA includes these proteins:
- a CDS encoding TldD/PmbA family protein, with the translated sequence MHENLIDTDVILRAGEKLADEIEVLVLSFEDLSLEQREMAVSAVSEHAGSTIYIRTVTNKKIGVSSTSDPGRWKECLAASVSSAKLAEPVEGWKGLPAPAALPAGDDPFDPNLSIDPDTAAAFLKRMNEGAAAHADARVVSAGVSLSKGLSVLANSHGIRYERKMTGISLGLDAIAGTSTGYEYDSSPFLNRINPEKMGEQTTFWATASRNGVDVATEKRGVVFSEHVVDSLILDLFTEAINGRNVLTGKSIFAGKLGEVVADSSLSIADVPMDPLGNSMRRFDTEGTLASRREIIAGGVLSSYLYDCKTAGQAGVSSTGNALRGAGGATYIAPHCLRVSGKISDVTKEPCMFVREVIGAHTANPLTGEFSVEVANAFLMEEGEFLQPVKKAMIAGNVFDILKNIGGISAETKTFDGAVVPKMRVSGMQVIG
- the thsA gene encoding thermosome subunit alpha → MSSRSGQPVVILRENVEHVPGQEALRSNIMAAKVLGNTVRTTLGPRGMDKMLVAQGSDDIVITNDGATILHQIQVQHPGAKLVVEVAETQDDECGDGTTTAVVLVGSFMEQAEKLIDTGVHPSVIAKGYNLGMAKAMEILDSLAIDVTPKDTAMLKQIAKTAMTGKSIEMMMDKACDIIVEAVSTVATTVGKKTIVNEDDILVKTKRSESMDAELIKGVLIDKTRLDALMPKKIKGVKAAFIANPLEITKTQTKSKIKITSHEQLEAFSVAERETLKAMAQQFVENGVNVVLCQKGIADPVQYYLGESGIYALEFVPEKDLKYAARALGGQIVNKPEDLSPEVIGTAGNLDMLEDLEMTKLSGCKNPQAVTILLRGSSQHLVDELERAVEDAKRVVQDVIEDGSYTIGGGSVETELSLRIREYAATEGGRVQLAIEGYAKAFEIIPKTLAENSGFDTVDKVIDLRQAHATGQKYAGLDVFTGKVVDMKAAGVVEPKRVKRQAIQSASETAMLLIRVDDMMVSKGAGQM
- a CDS encoding nucleotide-binding protein, coding for MRYILDTSFFFGEYPFDGEFATTSGVVDELRDAASKMRYEVMQSRGLTISEPEPEAELRVREAAGKSGDVRVLSETDISVIALGLTLEGTVVSDDFAVQNVCRHLKIPVQNLMQKKAKRRVWKNICSGCGAEIPDGEADCPVCGSLPLKRGTEKRGLERKR
- a CDS encoding TldD/PmbA family protein, with the protein product MDTIRYYDIRYVRGNSTTITVENGDVESAGSNFFGKALIRVLGEHGWGYYTASPFDPDNSKAKQEYISRAARAAKLANVSAEIADVPYGSPRSWSCSAAEQAAIPLEEKAALLLQMEGRAKISEVVSTSARYAEQYHDVWFEDCNGYSAKSSTCRTLFTISAVAARSGNMQMNYEQEAVVGPLNLKEYLDCGEKCAKRAVELLDASAVSGGRMPAVLDPAIGGVFAHEAVGHASEGDAVRDGVSVLAGKLGTSVGSPLVTIIDDPSMHGYGYEPFDAEGIACGPTELIREGIMNAYMHSRETLAAVGLETGDAGHARAEPGMQPLVRMSNTYIKEGDSSYDEIIAECKNGILLIGSRGGQVDPGRGAFQFNAKYGYKIVNGETAGMIRDVSLSGDILSVLHNIALCGNDRKMSSGMCGKGQSVPVSDGAPHVYLTEAMVGGSGNA
- a CDS encoding orotate phosphoribosyltransferase-like protein — translated: MSSLEELMAKAKDLRADGHSSGQIADEMSLSVDTVTWLLTQSKTNTAVPKDVHIDWTTVSSNATLLGGIASMMSACFDAETGGTVDEEIDSVVGISISGVPLATLIAAEDGLDLSIYHPSKHNAEDGPGGISGNFGKISGKRCILVDDVITSGNTLKELVAYLRRHNATPVAILVIFDKRGMTEVDGVPVYSLFSIRLVD
- the lonB gene encoding ATP-dependent protease LonB codes for the protein MRFDTTADIIIPPSLIDQVIGQEHAVEVIKKAATQRRHVMMIGSPGTGKSMLAKAMAELLPKEEMQDILTYPNAEDNNNPIIRVVPAGRGKEIVAAHRTEARKRVSSRNTMLMVIILGVIVFAIFSGQLIMGLLVVLMLFFVFKSMMPRDEAMVPKLIVSNKPDSKAPFVDGTGTHAGALLGDVRHDPFQSGGLETPSHDRVEAGAIHRAHKGVLFIDEINTLELPSQQSLLTALQEGEFPITGQSERSSGAMVRTENVPCRFIMIAAGNLDAMQGMHPALRSRIRGYGYEVYMGETMDDTMQNRARLVRFIAQEVQNDAKIPHFDPSAVSEILREARRRSGRKGHLTLKLRDLGGLVRVAGDLARQAGDSATTMKHVVDAKQIARSVEDQISDEYIRRTRDYDLTIVEGNLVGRVNGLAVVGNDAGSVLPITAEVTPSQGAGAVIATGLLKEIAQESIKNVSALIKKFSGTDIRKVDIHVQFIGTYNGVEGDSASITVATAVISALENIPVRQAVAMTGSLSVRGDVLPIGGVTYKIEAAAKAGIHTVIIPQSNLDDVLIEERYKQMVTILPVTRIEEVLRYALVPEDTEAFEKKLSMIGKHMEIPKMPAVAEATEA
- a CDS encoding ribose-phosphate diphosphokinase, which codes for MKVIYTEKSQLLAARVAENLGCKIAEVKYNTFPDGEQYVRVMDLDDEMVIVASTVDAGSVLQAVLMLDACEGRNTTLVLPYMGYARQDKRFNEGEPISARALARILSEGASRIFTVNIHDPSVLSHFKCPAQNLTIAPKVGEYIKTMNLADPLVLAPDDGAWEFAKGVASFGGWDCDHLDKTRLSGSEVKMAPKHLEANGRDCIIVDDIIATGGSMATAAGMLKEQGATSVRAAGVHGVFASGGYVKLMQAGLADVASSDTIERASSKITASTVIADAVRR